In the genome of Plectropomus leopardus isolate mb chromosome 19, YSFRI_Pleo_2.0, whole genome shotgun sequence, the window CTGAGTGGACTCTGTGCGATCTGAGAACACTTTGAGGGTTCATTTAGCTCCTCGTGCTCAACGGCTACGAAGCAGAGCCCAGAATCTACTACTTGAGGCACAACAGAGAGATGAGGACTTTCTATGTCACGCTTTGTCACTACATTAGGAGTGAGGGTGCTGCGGACACTATTCCGGGAGGCGCAGTTAGCACTGTTGTCAGGGACCGAGGCTTCTCCTACTTGATCGTGTTTCTCAGCAACTGGTTTTCCTGTCAGAGCGGGTGATGTGGAGGGGGAGATCAAGTCACTGCAAGATGAGTTTTCATCGTCTTTTGATGAGTCTTGGTTGCTGACTTCAGATGCTTTCGTATTCATCTGATTTTTTGCAGATTCAACATTTTCTGCTTCTGCACCCTGCGCGTTCTCTTGGTCCAAACTGCGGCTCCTTTTCACATTTGGACCACCAAGATGGAAAGATTTCCTTTTTGTGGCTTTGAAGCTCCTGAGCAGATGCTCAGTGTCCATTTCACTGTCGTTCTTATCctcctcattttctgtttcagcacACTTTGTCTCCTGAGGGAAGGTTTCCAACTGAGTACTGTTTGAGACCCGATTTGTTGGGTTGTCGCCTTCAGGTGTTGGACCAACCACCATCGCTTCAGTTGGACTTGTAGAGCTAGGGACGAGGGGGACATAACAAGCAGCGCCAACTTCAGATAAAATTTCAGCATTTGGCACTTCAGCAATCGACTCTACAGTTTTTTCTGTTGGTTTCAAAAAAGATGCTCTTTCGCCAGACTCAATATTTTCTATTCCACCCAAGTCTTGATCATAAACACATCCGTTTCTTTCAGCCTCCTTTGTTATGTTTCCATTCTTAGGTGATGCCATATGATCTAATGTTCCACCTTTAGCTTCCTCTGATTGCTTTTCAGAAGTATTGGCCTTCAAGTTTGCCTTTTTGGGACCTCCCTGGACTTCCTCAGTGAAGAGTTGAAGCCTTCTACTTCTCCTTGTTCTCCTTGTGACGGGGATCTCTTGGTCCTCGCTGCTGGGGTAGTTCTCAATATGAACTTGAACTTCTTCAGACCTTGGTCTAGTCTTAGGACTTGTTTTTCCATTCTGAACTCCAACCAGAACAAGGGGTTTTGGCACTCTGGCAGGCTTGCCTTTTtctaactttgtgtttttacctctcctcttgtctgttttcttttgctcagtagtttctgtggttgttttagcTTGCTCTTGCAAATCACTGTCAACCTGCTGCAGactgtttctcattattttctttgcatttctgtCTGGTTGCTGTTGCTCGATAACATGCACAGGAGAGGGATCCTCACCTTTGCcattatttttgtcactttctgGCAATTTGTTCAACTCTTCCCCATGTTTCTCTCTATCATTTTCCTCTATTTGTtctgcttctttaaaaaaatcactgctgGTTTCATTTACTTCTTCTATTATTTGTTGCTCTGCCTCAACATCACTTTCACTTTTATCTGCAGAGCTTGTATTCGGGATAACATCAGCACGAGTACAAGTATCCTCCTTTTTTCTGGTGGAGACCGCTTGTGTTTCTTTAGTTGCTGATGGCCCGACAAAAACATTAAGTGGAGGAGAAAAAGCCCTGGTCCCTTTTCGTTCTCGTCTGTAGACGGCCCCAAATACCTGATCTTCAAGGGCTTTTGCACGATCCACTCTCGAGAGAttcatgtcagtgttgtgttgctTGATATCTATTGTTGAGGTCGAAGAGCTGCTGTCAGAGTCATCAGCGTCTTCGTTGGGTTGCTCTACTTCAAGACTTCCCTCAGGTGGAACCTTCATGAGCCACTCAGCAACTTTCTgtaaacttttcttttgtttctccccGAGAATCTCGGGCTCAGAATCATTTTTTCGCTTCTTCCTTGAGGACTTTCTTACAGGCTGATGCTCAGTCTTGTCTGGAATTAATGACAGATGGAGGGAGACTTTGTCCAATTTGGGGAGTCCcatttcatcttttgttttatgtgtccATGTCATGTTGTCCACAGCTTCGAACATCTCTGTTTCGACTGGttccaaattatctgcagaacTGCGCATTTTCTTGTCAGAAGTTGGTGGGGCTTCCCCGAGGCCACTGTCCAGGCCTTCATTTTCTGTTGCCAAAGGATTTGTGTCTTCAAGTCCCATCAATCTTGCAAATCCATTCTgggctaaaaaaataaataaggaatgagaaaatgaaaaattattaacatttagGAAGGCAACACACTTttgaaattataaattattCAACTATCTTTAAAATAATAGCAAATGGGCCAATAAATTTGAGGTGCACCACCATACAAGCCCTCCAGATTTTACCTGCTATAGTCGAGGAGTGAGACCTTGGAAGATCATCGATGTCGACATTTTCCACATTGTCATGGTCTGTGCCAGGTGTATTTCCAAGTGTCATATTATGACAACGCTTAGAAGCTTCAGCATCTGTGACTCTGGGTGGAGGAAAACACGAGTGAGAATACAAGCTGAGCTTGTATAGTAAATAtattagcttttatttatttcaaatgacAGACAAATTAAATGTTCAAAACTATTACTCTGATTCTTCTTTTTGATGGGACGTTCCAGTGaagtctgaaaaaataaaagaaatattattaGATAATATAACACAGGTTCATTTTACAAAGTCATGTTAAGAATTCTGTCATGTGGTCTTACAGTTTGTGCCGGTGTCATGTTCATATGCCTGTATCATGTCCTGCAATCCTGCTACAAGCCTCTGAAAACCAGGACTCTCCTGCAGGCTCCTgtacaagtaaataaaaatccACACATGTTGTAACAATGAGTAGTTAgttaaaagtaataaatgttACACACTGTCATCTTATTGGCTTCTGTCTAACCTTTTGGTTATCTTGGTTTTACACACTGGGCAGCTAGCCTTGTTTTGTTTCGTGTTGTCCAAAAGTTTCATCATACAAAATCtgttgagaaataaaaagagatataATATTTGTGAGTCCaagtaaaaaatatgataatatcagcttctttataaaaataaaatataatcaaatgtTACTTACTTGCAAAACTGATGGTCACACTTAGTAGATACAGGTGCAGTCATTAACTCCAAGCTATAggtgaaaaaaagtcagtaaagAATATGAAAGTGCAAAATGGGAAACTCAAtcttttaattatcttttaaaaaatccagtaCAACTTGcttgtttgactttttggtcaGCAGGACACTCACCATATTGGACACTGCAGAGTCTCCCAAAGGAGTGAAATCCCCTTTTTGACATCACTGGCTGTTGGGGTTTCCATGGTGTTTGAAGAactagaaatgaaaaaaacagagcacaCTCAGAGGCTTCGAATGACTCATTGCTCTCAGGGCTAACTCCAATGTGACTGGCATCTGGAGTGGGTTACCAGGGTTTACAGACCTGAACttaaaggttgtttttgttaaaattataataatctaAAGCATGACACTTAAATGTCCAACTGTGGACTGCTCAGTCTAGCTTTGTCTGAGTAAAACAAACTGATCCCAGCAGCAGTCGAGTTCAGACAATTATGTGAACTTTGGTCAtgttatatttactgtacatatAGACTGTATTGTTATCCCGGTGGCCAGCTATGATAAGTTATCTAAAAAATTACTAAGGCAACTAAAGTATGTAGGGCGGCGTACAACACAAATAGTAATAACTTCATTAAATCCTTCTTGCTGTGCTGTGTATTTATTATGTGTCCTAGGTTCAGGGAAACAAGTGACCTGCGACAACGACGAGTCTCATAATATCAATAACATtatttatcaataaaaaaataaaaaatctgtggATGATGTTGTAACATTAGCTGTGTTTACTGAGAACAATGCTGTGGCAAATTAGTGGAAAAGCAGCATAAGGTTACACAACGCAAACGTGATGAAGCACAATATTCCCACggaaataaacaaaactcaCTCAGTGGAAATATTCAGCAACGTAATAAAAGCTGTTCAGTGTTCATACACggtgtaaaaatattaaaatattacattagcACTTAACGTTAGCTAAACACTGAAGTGGCTAACTGCTATgatttgttttggggggttaaCGTTACACAATTTAGCACTCCAGACTTTCTGACTTCTGAGATTAAGACAATCGACAAAAACACTTCGACAGACCAATATGCGACTCAGACAGTGGACGTCAGTTTTCGAAATGTCACTGGCtaattgttaaataataaatatttctacatgtaccttgtttttttacagtttggagTCAGCAAGACCGGAATCATCAGCTTCAGTTTTCCCGCAACTATCGTCTTCTTCTGGTTTTGTTAAACGGCGGTTTGCTGCTCAAATAACAGCGCCCCCAGTGGACCGGAGCGTAAACTACACACTGCACAGTGGCGTCTGCACTCAGACGACTACGCTTTCAGAGTcacaaatactttattgatccacGGCAAAGAACATGTAAAAGTTTGAAGTATGAAAAATAcaccctttttattttttgtacaaaacttttatattttcGTTGAGGGAAATTGCACGTTACAGTTGTTCTTATTTATAAGCATAGagatgttacaagaaaaataacaagtatgttaaaataaaaatatgtgcattatacTACTGTATCTAACAAAATATACATAGAAGAGATgataaaataagatatataGGATATATGTACAAATATTTGCATCATACTACAAAACAGCGTCTTTTTAATACATTCTCTCtgggggttttttggggaggggggtgtattttgtttcttgttgttttcGTGAATGTAACAAGTTTAAGTGGTTATTCAAGAAGATAGAGATAAACAATGAAGTAAATCAGCAAAGGGGGTTGGGGGTGgagacaagatttttttaaagactgaaaaaacCACAGTCCTGCTGTGGTTTGTCAGTCAGTTGTCTCCATTTTCAGAGGCATcagtgaaaatattaataaatagccattagaaaataaatgatgttTCACAGGAAAAAAGATTTAGTACTCGATGGATTCAGTGACTTTGGTGAAGCTTTAATTGTCCTCATAAACacctaaaacaaaaattctgttaaaaaatgtgtgaaattatATAAAGaacaattaaatttaaatggtATTCTTACTCATTAGTAGCATAACAAAAAATCTAACAGCACCACCTTTCTGTTATCAATATATCTGAATATATTTTCCTCAATTTTAAACTACCTGCAAGATAACATTAATATGTGTATTAATATAAACTGTGTACACGACGGTTTTTCTTAAGTGGTGTTTCCTCGTGACTTTTTCCACACTTTTAATCTGACGTCACGTCCGCCGTAAACAACAATAAGGAAGTAGGAAGAGAAGTCCCGAGCTGCAAAATGCAATAGTCACGTTAAATATATTAGAAGTGATTTATAATTTTTCGACGCGCTCAAGTTTGGATTATTATGCGATAGTTTTCGTTCTCGACAAGCGACAGTGAGTCCATCTTTTGTTTATATCTTACACCACTGATAAATGTTACAAACTAGCTGCGAAGCTAATGTCAGCTAGCCAGCTGTCTTGCAGTTTAGCCAAACAGCTACCTAGCTAGCAAGCTGTGGTGCTTAACCATTACCTCCAAACTTTGGAAACATTTTGGCTATTTCCAGAacgattttatatatttatatgttctCTTGCAGGTAGCGATGGAGGGCTCCAAGTCGTCGAGCACGACCATGCAGGTGAGCTTCGTGTGTCAGCGGTGCTGTCAGCCGCTCAAACTGGACACATCCTTCAATGTGCTCGACCGGGTCACAATCCACGAACTTATTGGTATGTACACCGACAACAATAAATCATAGGTGCTTTGAAATGTACGAAACTGATGCAGTGTACTGGCGTTAAAAGTgtctattactattattattattattatgtgtccCCCTGTCCTCCTCAGCTCCGTTGGTCACCGTGACTCCCAGTAAACAGGCTGACAGCACTGACGGGGAGACAGCACCAGAGGTAGATACATTAGATATATACATAGATACATAGATACCTGACtgatgagattttaaaaaaaaatgtgtcagggAAACTGTTATTTCTGACTTGGCATAATTACATGACAGACATCAGGACACCTCCAATAGAAACCACAATCTATAtgtgaaaaatatgtataattaaGTGTTATAACCTGATAATATGGTTAATTTAGATAGTAAGCAAAatcatatgtaaataaaattctATGTTCAGTAAATCAGCATAAAATTTTTAGTGTGTATGTCACCTTTTATATGGTAAACTGGAACAATGGGATAATATCACtaactttttggtttttgttaaaaaaaaaaatctgatctgcaAGACTTTTAAGACAAAAGAAATTTATTATTTGAATTcagtgtgaaaatattttgaatgttgGAGTCtcagaattacatttttcttgcaGGAGAACTTTGTAGAAAACAAGCAAGATGGAGTGTCAAGGAAATACATCCCTCCTGCACGGTGAGCACTCAAGTCCTTTGATGCAGGAAATAAACTCTGATAACAGTTTACATCTGTTGATTATCTCTGAGTTGCTGTTATTCCTGTACCTGAAATGCTTCCAATACTGCCTAAACTGCTGGACTGCTGCAGTCTACACTGCAGGTTGTGCAGGCCACCCACTGGCTACTGCTGTTGTAGAGCAGGGAAGAATTGATTTTTGCTGAATAGTGTCGTGTGAACCAttagaaaaatgtcagaaatctgACTATTTCTGTGGCATTAATTCTCCgcatgtattttttcatgttttacaaagGGCTTAACCTGAGATACCATACAACAGCGATAGCAATAATTTCACATCTATACACGGTTAGTAGCATATACTTTTTGTAACGCAGTGGTATTGCATTGGTACTTGATAACAGCCGATTCGCAAGTTCAGGAATTAGGATCAGCATCAGGAAGCAAAAGCGGTATCAGAAATTCTCTCATTATCTCTCAGTTCATATGTTCTCTTGTCATGTAAGGTATAAATGGCCGCGCAAATGCAGCATCACCTACAAACTGACTGAACTGTTTAATCTCGCCGTGCAGGATGATGTCCACAGAGAGCGCCAACAGCTTCACGCTGATCGGAGAAGCATCGGATGGTGGCACCATGGAAAATCTTAGTCGTAGGTTAAAGGTAACGTCTACTTtcacacagctgaaaatgtaaatTCTGCTATGTGAGTTTACTCTGATCATATTAATCTAGCAAGAATAGCAGATAAATAGATTGTCTCTGATCCTGTCCCACCCAGGTGACCAGTGACTTGTTTGACATCATGTCGGGCCAGACAGACGTGGACCACCCGCTGTGTGAGGAATGTACTGACACCCTGCTGGACCACCTGGACACGCAGCTCAACATCACAGAGAACGAATGCCAGAATTACAAGTGAGCTGCtgcacaacattaaaaaaaccctgattCCAAATGTCTGCCTATgagcagtatgtgtgtgtgtaataacaTCCTGTATGTGAACGTGTTTTCAGGCAGTGTCTGGAGCTGCTGTCACACCTGcaggtggaggaagaggagactcTGCTTGCAGAGCTGCATcagctgaaggaggaggaggaggctctgGTCCAGGAGCTGgaggctgtggaggagcagagggcagctgtggctcaggaccTGACTCAGAGCAGGACCCACTCTCAGCAGCTGGACACAGAGGAGCTACAGTGAGTAACACAAGCATGGTGAAAACAGGTGACAGCGCTATGTGCTAAATGACACAACAGCTGACAGCTCAGTCTCTTTTCTCCGTTTTGTGCCAAAAGGTACCAGAAGGAGTACAGCGAGTTTAAACGACAGCAGCTGGAGCTGGATGACGAGCTGAAGAGCGTTGACAACCAGATGCGTTACTGCCAGATTCAGCTCGACCGCCTGAAAAAGACCAATGTCTTTAATGCCACATTTCACatctggtacacacacacacacacataaaggtTGTCTATGCCAagaataaatttttttttttttctgttgaccaATTATCCATGACTAAGCAAATTTTATACAGAGGCCTCcagcacacaaaacaaatcaattcCTATTGACTGAGAATCTTTTCTTGTCTAGGCACAGCGGCCAGTTCGGTACCATCAACAACTTCCGTCTGGGTCGACTTCCCAGCGTCCCGGTGGAGTGGAATGAGATCAACGCAGCCTGGGGGCAGacggtgctgctgctgcacgcCCTCGCCAACAAAATGGGGCTGCGCTTCCAGAGGtactcactgtttgtttttagtttaccTCACAGTAGAGTgttgcaggaatgagtcctattGACccgaaatgagttagcattttagcaaaGTCAGTGGCTTTTGGTTGGATTCCTGAAATAAggtttgtggttaacacaagtataagagacttttttaaattttattctacaataaaaatacatccactcttgaattttaaagcttttacatgtctttcaaaaatgcCGTTGCAAACAACTCTTGCCTCGAATTTCTACATAGTTCAGCAGCTAGGCTTCTCACTGCTTCTAGCAACGacaaagttattgtttttattacaataaGTAGCTAAATGTGGCTAAATATTGCAGAATGCCGTCATGACAAACACTGCTGTTACAGCCTTATTTTGGTTTAGGCAATGAAGACATGCGACCGtaatgtagtttgtttattatatatacataggCTTTCTACTTCTGCAGATTGCATTTATGCTTATAATATgccaaaatgataaaagtggtgtttatttgtaaaaattttCTTGCTGTAgtaaacatgtaagtatcacaGAAGTTTGTTAGCAACAGAGcgtattttctgcaataatccaatggaaaaatcccattgagTTACTGCAGAGGAAACCAGGAAGACGCTTACTAACTTCTGGGTCAGCGTACACAAAACGTCATCCCTGCAGCATTCTATCaagatttcttaaaaatattctgCAAGTCAGCTCAAACAACACTTCTCTTTTCAGGTATCGCCTTGTCCCTTATGGAAACCACTCCTACTTAGAGTCACTAACAGACAAGTCCAAGGTAATACATACATAATTTACAAGCCCAGCTCTCCCATCATTATTTAAACACTCCTCCAGGCTCCAATCCTGCCATTTCTCTCTGCCTGTGTCTGTCCAGGAGCTTCCTCTGTACTGCTCAGGGGGCCTCAGGTTCTTCTGGGACAATAAATTCGACCATGCCATGGTGGCCTTTCTGGACTGTGTCCAGCAGTTCAAAGAGGAGGTGGAAAAAGGAGACACTGGCTTCTGTCTTCCATACAGGTCAGATACCTGCACACCAGCACAATGTACACATTTGTCTCTGTGCTCATTAACTAAGGCATCACTGCATCCATTTAAGATGAAGCTGTAAATATTCATGAAATGTGAAAGCAAATTGTAAACCATTACCTCCATTTATACTACAGGGTCTGGAGAATTGTCTGCTTTGATTATGCTGTTGAGGCAAATAAGAGACATTTGGGAAAGCTTTAGCTATATAACTGTTTCAATATTTAAAGCACGGCCTCCAGTAGAACAATCATCTCAACACGTAGTTGTGTACTAACTAACCTTATAAAGTTCACAGTCACCTCCAACAGAAAAACTTCACTCTTTCCTTAGTCCACCAAAGAAAACCACATCAAACCACCAAATTATTTCTGTAACAGGCATGGTTATAAGCAGTAATGGAAaactttttcagacattttgcTCAAGCAAAATTACTACAATACTCCATTTCAAGAAAAGTATGTTAAAATCATcaagaaaatgaactcaaaatatcaaaagaaaacTTAACTTTCAACTATTTTGAATaggtctgttttctttttgaatcccaattattttctccattaaaaTATTGATGATGATTAAACAAGGTAAAAAGAAATGCTATCACATTTACCCAGACTCCAATGTGGCACCTTCACAAGGTTCGTCCAGCCGACAGTATGAACCTACAAactattgaaaatatttcaaattattcaaataaatagaagaaaaagcaacaaatcattacatgttttaaaccctgaatcattaattatttttgcataaaaatgactaaatgattGTTAACTTTCCCTCAGTCTACTTATTGATTAATCGACTAAATATTTCAGATGCACTTGTATTAGtgttgggtagtttaatttataacaaaaaataagatcTTATAAGCTCCTTGTATGTTTTGTattcaaaagtcttaatttgtaaaataactaaagctgtcagatcaATGTAGTGAAGTAGtatacaatatttccctctcaAATGTGGTAAAATAGAAGATTAAAGtggtatgaaaagaaaaacttcagtacaagtacctcaaatttgtattcAAGTACAGCAGTTGTGTAAATGTttagttacattacaccacGTGTGATCAGTTAGAGGTGTTGGTGTAGAATTGTTTGGCATGTACACTAAAGTGCTCTCTATGTTGATGCCATGTCATACTATTGACACCAGTACATACACCAGACCTTACatgatgttttctgtgtcaGGATGGATGTGGAGAAGGGAAAGATCGAGGACACGGGCGGCAGCGGTGGCTCCTACTCCATCAAAACCCAATTCAACTCTGAGGAGCAGTGGACCAAGGCGCTCAAGTTTATGCTCACCAACCTGAAGTGGGGACTGGCCTGGGTCACCTCACAGTTCTACAACAGATAAAGGACAATACCTTGTGATATTGCGTAGTCACATGCCCCTCTAATGAATGGATTTCGTGTGAATCTTATTACTTGgccaaaggaaaagaaatggtTATGTGTGCACCATTTTGCAAGTCTCTCCAGCACAAAAGAGTAATGTTCAAGCTTGTCAGTccaaattgtgtttttacatgttacAAAGAGGGGATAATTTGATCTATTTTGCTGAAAAGTGGAGTCGTTAAGTGAGGGCCCACTCTGGAAGCTTTTAAGACGGGCACAGGTTGTAGACACGTCCCTCAAAGCAAGCAGGAGGAGATAACTACATGTGCGACGTTTTGTTCCTTTTTATCGTCTGCTTCGCTAATtaatatctggctttttttctgaagagCTGACGTTGTATTAAGACAACCTCCCGCCTCCTCAGACTAGaatgtaatttaaaagaaatcaccaaatttACTGCTAACCACTTTATCAAGTTCAAGGTATCCTTGCTCTCCTGTTGCACTGCACACCTTTGAAATCACTGTGTAACTTTCTCCACAGCGAGAAAAAATGTCCCAATTATATAAGCTGTTAGAGTGTGATGTGATAATTATGGTCAAGGATTTTTAATAGATTAACACTGTTTAGTATTCAACAAGAGTCAGTATTTCATAAACTCGAATGCAGTTTTCcagttacatttgtacattgcAAGTAAACTGTTGTATTTAGAGGTACACTGATAATAGCTCCATTGTGTTCATACTCTGCACATCACATTCATTTGACTGCTTTAGATATAATGGATACTTTTAACAGTGGGATATCagttaataaaacatttcatgctGTGAAAAAATGTCTGGTGTGGAGAGTTTCTTACAGATTAGATCTAAGTGCATTGCTGTAATTGCAAACATTGAGACATTCTGCGTACGctacgtttttttgtttttgttagtttgtatttataaaaaagaGAAGGGGGCCCTTAGCAGCTGTTTTTATAGCTGTTTTTATAAATGAATGAGCAGGGCCAGCTCTTCACAGTATATCTAAAGCTATGTTTTTGAGCCCTTTTCAAGATACA includes:
- the LOC121959191 gene encoding breast cancer type 1 susceptibility protein homolog isoform X1 is translated as METPTASDVKKGISLLWETLQCPICLELMTAPVSTKCDHQFCKFCMMKLLDNTKQNKASCPVCKTKITKRSLQESPGFQRLVAGLQDMIQAYEHDTGTNYFTGTSHQKEESEVTDAEASKRCHNMTLGNTPGTDHDNVENVDIDDLPRSHSSTIAAQNGFARLMGLEDTNPLATENEGLDSGLGEAPPTSDKKMRSSADNLEPVETEMFEAVDNMTWTHKTKDEMGLPKLDKVSLHLSLIPDKTEHQPVRKSSRKKRKNDSEPEILGEKQKKSLQKVAEWLMKVPPEGSLEVEQPNEDADDSDSSSSTSTIDIKQHNTDMNLSRVDRAKALEDQVFGAVYRRERKGTRAFSPPLNVFVGPSATKETQAVSTRKKEDTCTRADVIPNTSSADKSESDVEAEQQIIEEVNETSSDFFKEAEQIEENDREKHGEELNKLPESDKNNGKGEDPSPVHVIEQQQPDRNAKKIMRNSLQQVDSDLQEQAKTTTETTEQKKTDKRRGKNTKLEKGKPARVPKPLVLVGVQNGKTSPKTRPRSEEVQVHIENYPSSEDQEIPVTRRTRRSRRLQLFTEEVQGGPKKANLKANTSEKQSEEAKGGTLDHMASPKNGNITKEAERNGCVYDQDLGGIENIESGERASFLKPTEKTVESIAEVPNAEILSEVGAACYVPLVPSSTSPTEAMVVGPTPEGDNPTNRVSNSTQLETFPQETKCAETENEEDKNDSEMDTEHLLRSFKATKRKSFHLGGPNVKRSRSLDQENAQGAEAENVESAKNQMNTKASEVSNQDSSKDDENSSCSDLISPSTSPALTGKPVAEKHDQVGEASVPDNSANCASRNSVRSTLTPNVVTKRDIESPHLSVVPQVVDSGLCFVAVEHEELNEPSKCSQIAQSPLSCTARDAGKETEIRDSGKHLVNTSKNVLNTESLTPDGLEAPVLQTVHEIKSYGSDSEELSAQSPIKSMPRKRTRRIESSSESDCSEDGLPPLTEIFGISAPPAAVTKDQGDRSEANRCEGDTAAGEEQLSRPPPCPSPDCVNSSQASVDLFGTPEECEVPVNDMHVSMESSQFSSEVLVTQQKIEMQKELVRLEKLMALVSEVLQEKEGSPAKEVPSKTDQSSKTTGSDIQRPLPCEQDTGHGADQKAVPEAEREPNTTSSDGNTVTQPSVSKHGSCAEMAVQHSSHTGPSVKGSGTSKMPCSSSAAKTLKSNDSPSNGQEDKENNTPPKDRSETKMVLVSSGLNPNEQIMVKKFAKRVGARVVSRVTPEVTHIIMHTDEQLVCERTLKYFFGIAGRKWVVSFQWISECFKQKKLLDESAFEVRGDVVNGPNHQGPMRARTTQDNNLLMKGYKICFQGPFTDMTTDEMEWMVELCGATVVKDPLLLDSKQKSHQLVIVQPGSESSSFKYSSLSRHVTIVTRGWLLDTVATYTLQNHNKYTT
- the LOC121959191 gene encoding breast cancer type 1 susceptibility protein homolog isoform X2; the encoded protein is METPTASDVKKGISLLWETLQCPICLELMTAPVSTKCDHQFCKFCMMKLLDNTKQNKASCPVCKTKITKRSLQESPGFQRLVAGLQDMIQAYEHDTGTNYFTGTSHQKEESEVTDAEASKRCHNMTLGNTPGTDHDNVENVDIDDLPRSHSSTIAAQNGFARLMGLEDTNPLATENEGLDSGLGEAPPTSDKKMRSSADNLEPVETEMFEAVDNMTWTHKTKDEMGLPKLDKVSLHLSLIPDKTEHQPVRKSSRKKRKNDSEPEILGEKQKKSLQKVAEWLMKVPPEGSLEVEQPNEDADDSDSSSSTSTIDIKQHNTDMNLSRVDRAKALEDQVFGAVYRRERKGTRAFSPPLNVFVGPSATKETQAVSTRKKEDTCTRADVIPNTSSADKSESDVEAEQQIIEEVNETSSDFFKEAEQIEENDREKHGEELNKLPESDKNNGKGEDPSPVHVIEQQQPDRNAKKIMRNSLQQVDSDLQEQAKTTTETTEQKKTDKRRGKNTKLEKGKPARVPKPLVLVGVQNGKTSPKTRPRSEEVQVHIENYPSSEDQEIPVTRRTRRSRRLQLFTEEVQGGPKKANLKANTSEKQSEEAKGGTLDHMASPKNGNITKEAERNGCVYDQDLGGIENIESGERASFLKPTEKTVESIAEVPNAEILSEVGAACYVPLVPSSTSPTEAMVVGPTPEGDNPTNRVSNSTQLETFPQETKCAETENEEDKNDSEMDTEHLLRSFKATKRKSFHLGGPNVKRSRSLDQENAQGAEAENVESAKNQMNTKASEVSNQDSSKDDENSSCSDLISPSTSPALTGKPVAEKHDQVGEASVPDNSANCASRNSVRSTLTPNVVTKRDIESPHLSVVPQVVDSGLCFVAVEHEELNEPSKCSQIAQSPLSCTARDAGKETEIRDSGKHLVNTSKNVLNTESLTPDGLEAPVLQTVHEIKSYGSDSEELSAQSPIKSMPRKRTRRIESSSESDCSEDGLPPLTEIFGISAPPAAVTKDQGDRSEANRCEGDTAAGEEQLSRPPPCPSPDCVNSSQASVDLFGTPEECEVPVNDMHVSMESSQFSSEVLVTQQKIEMQKELVRLEKLMALVSEVLQEKEGSPAKEVPSKTDQSSKTTGSDIQRPLPCEQDTGHGADQKAVPEAEREPNTTSSDGNTVTQPSVSKHGSCAEMVQHSSHTGPSVKGSGTSKMPCSSSAAKTLKSNDSPSNGQEDKENNTPPKDRSETKMVLVSSGLNPNEQIMVKKFAKRVGARVVSRVTPEVTHIIMHTDEQLVCERTLKYFFGIAGRKWVVSFQWISECFKQKKLLDESAFEVRGDVVNGPNHQGPMRARTTQDNNLLMKGYKICFQGPFTDMTTDEMEWMVELCGATVVKDPLLLDSKQKSHQLVIVQPGSESSSFKYSSLSRHVTIVTRGWLLDTVATYTLQNHNKYTT
- the becn1 gene encoding beclin-1; its protein translation is MEGSKSSSTTMQVSFVCQRCCQPLKLDTSFNVLDRVTIHELIAPLVTVTPSKQADSTDGETAPEENFVENKQDGVSRKYIPPARMMSTESANSFTLIGEASDGGTMENLSRRLKVTSDLFDIMSGQTDVDHPLCEECTDTLLDHLDTQLNITENECQNYKQCLELLSHLQVEEEETLLAELHQLKEEEEALVQELEAVEEQRAAVAQDLTQSRTHSQQLDTEELQYQKEYSEFKRQQLELDDELKSVDNQMRYCQIQLDRLKKTNVFNATFHIWHSGQFGTINNFRLGRLPSVPVEWNEINAAWGQTVLLLHALANKMGLRFQRYRLVPYGNHSYLESLTDKSKELPLYCSGGLRFFWDNKFDHAMVAFLDCVQQFKEEVEKGDTGFCLPYRMDVEKGKIEDTGGSGGSYSIKTQFNSEEQWTKALKFMLTNLKWGLAWVTSQFYNR